From Miscanthus floridulus cultivar M001 chromosome 15, ASM1932011v1, whole genome shotgun sequence, the proteins below share one genomic window:
- the LOC136507982 gene encoding uncharacterized protein isoform X1, whose protein sequence is MGGATSPPPWRRHCLCRALHFLLLLLWGTSEANEEHAVLPPRGWNSYDSFSWTVDENAYLQNAQIMAGKLLPHGYQYAVIDFLWYRKYVEGSYTDSYGFDNIDEWGRPFPDLQRFPSSRVDRGFSQIASKVHGMGLKFGIHLMKGISVQAVDANTPILDIKTGKPYLEDGRQWTARDIGLSHRTCAWMTHGFMSVNTDIGAGRAFLRSLYRQYADWGVDFVKVDCIFGTDYSPEEIITISELLQEIDRPIILSISPGTSVTPALAENISDHVNMYRITGDDWDNWKDVSSHFGVSSSFAAAKKIGATGLRGRSWPDLDMLPFGWLTDPSVNQGPHRKCNLTLDEQKAQMALWSMAKSPLMYGGDLRNLDDSTLNIITNPALLKINHYSRNNMEFHYVYSERTSNEEHSGHFGSHPVHLTKNDGMFVSLTACNNDAANGWYMFPQDGKPDHICRNYEILNDKNVSFCLGKTKRLLASDVIIMDNKEHQSKFHISVTNTDDTCLDASAGRRQTASEIRFPMFSACRWHAKQMWELNSNGNLVSSYSGLCATVESRDEGGTSGGRAWVATGSKGEIYLAFFNLDSVSRKMTVQISDLGKVLRRTFLKEHLCSCTEVWSGKNFGPVKEEISAVVNSHGSMVFEIIC, encoded by the exons ATGGGCGGGGCTACCTCTCCTCCGCCATGGAGGCGTCACTGCCTCTGCCGCGCCCTCCACTTCCTCCTTCTCTTGCTCTG GGGTACTTCCGAGGCAAACGAAGAACATGCCGTGTTACCTCCAAGAGGGTGGAACTCATATGATTCTTTTTCATGGACTGTAGACGAAAATGCATACCTGCAAAATGCACAGATCATGGCAGGGAAGTTACTCCCACATGGATATCAG TATGCAGTTATTGATTTCCTCTGGTACCGGAAATATGTTGAAGGTTCATACACAGATTCATATGGATTTGACAACATTGATGAATGGGGTCGACCTTTTCCGGACCTTCAAAGATTTCCATCATCTAGAGTCGATAGAGGGTTCAGTCAAATTGCCAGTAAGGTTCATGGAATGGGCTTGAAATTTGGCATCCATTTGATGAAAGGGATAAGTGTGCAGGCTGTTGATGCAAACACGCCTATCTTGGACATTAAGACG GGAAAGCCGTATCTAGAGGATGGCCGTCAGTGGACAGCACGAGACATAGGTCTCAGTCACAGAACTTGTGCATGGATGACGCATGGATTTATGAGTGTTAATACGGATATTGGAGCTGGACGAGCCTTCTTAAGATCTCTTTATCGACAGTATGCTGATTGGGGTGTTGATTTTG TAAAGGTTGATTGTATCTTCGGCACAGATTATAGCCCAGAAGAAATCATCACTATTTCAGAG CTATTGCAAGAAATTGATCGTCCGATCATCCTGTCAATCTCACCAGGAACTTCAGTTACTCCAGCATTAGCTGAGAATATTAGTGATCATGTTAACATGTATAGGATAACTGGAGATGATTGGGACAACTGGAAGGATGTGAGCTCACATTTTGGTGTGTCAAG TTCCTTCGCTGCTGCTAAGAAGATTGGTGCCACTGGGTTGCGAGGAAGATCTTGGCCAGACTTAGACATGCTTCCATTTGGATGGCTTACTGATCCAA GTGTAAATCAGGGCCCTCACAGGAAATGTAACCTTACTCTTGATGAACAGAAAGCACAG ATGGCACTTTGGTCAATGGCTAAATCACCTCTCATGTATGGAGGAGATTTAAGGAATCTTGACGATAGTACATTAAACATAATTACCAATCCTGCTTTGTTGAAGATAAACCACTATAGTAGAAATAACATGGAG TTCCATTATGTGTACAGTGAAAGGACTTcaaatgaagaacattctggtcaCTTTGGGTCTCATCCTGTTCACCTTACCAAGAATGATGGCATGTTTGTCAGTCTCACTGCTTGCAACAACGATGCAGCTAACGGATGGTATATGTTTCCACAAGATGGGAAACCAGATCATATATGCAGGAACTATGAAATACTGAATGATAAAAATGTCTCATTTTGCCTGGGAAAAACAAAACGTCTTCTTGCATC GGATGTCATTATCATGGACAACAAGGAACACCAATCAAAGTTTCATATTTCAGTTACAAACACTGATGATACTTGTTTGGATGCATCTGCTGGTCGAAGGCAGACTGCCTCAGAGATCAGGTTTCCTATGTTCTCTGCATGCAGGTGGCATGCAAAACAG ATGTGGGAGTTAAATTCGAATGGAAATCTTGTGAGCAGCTATTCAGGATTATGTGCCACAGTGGAATCAAGGGACGAAGGAG GTACTAGTGGAGGTCGTGCATGGGTTGCAACTGGAAGTAAAG GAGAAATCTATCTCGCGTTCTTCAACCTCGACTCCGTGAGCAGGAAGATGACCGTACAAATATCAGATCTTGGAAAGGTTCTCAGAAGAACTTTTTTGAAAGAACACCTATGTAGCTGCACTGAAGTTTGGAGTGGAAAGAATTTTGGCCCAGTGAAGGAAGAGATTTCAGCAGTTGTCAATTCGCATGGCTCCATGGTGTTTGAAATCATATGTTGA
- the LOC136507982 gene encoding uncharacterized protein isoform X2, translating to MDCRRKCIPAKCTDHGREVTPTWISVIDFLWYRKYVEGSYTDSYGFDNIDEWGRPFPDLQRFPSSRVDRGFSQIASKVHGMGLKFGIHLMKGISVQAVDANTPILDIKTGKPYLEDGRQWTARDIGLSHRTCAWMTHGFMSVNTDIGAGRAFLRSLYRQYADWGVDFVKVDCIFGTDYSPEEIITISELLQEIDRPIILSISPGTSVTPALAENISDHVNMYRITGDDWDNWKDVSSHFGVSSSFAAAKKIGATGLRGRSWPDLDMLPFGWLTDPSVNQGPHRKCNLTLDEQKAQMALWSMAKSPLMYGGDLRNLDDSTLNIITNPALLKINHYSRNNMEFHYVYSERTSNEEHSGHFGSHPVHLTKNDGMFVSLTACNNDAANGWYMFPQDGKPDHICRNYEILNDKNVSFCLGKTKRLLASDVIIMDNKEHQSKFHISVTNTDDTCLDASAGRRQTASEIRFPMFSACRWHAKQMWELNSNGNLVSSYSGLCATVESRDEGGTSGGRAWVATGSKGEIYLAFFNLDSVSRKMTVQISDLGKVLRRTFLKEHLCSCTEVWSGKNFGPVKEEISAVVNSHGSMVFEIIC from the exons ATGGACTGTAGACGAAAATGCATACCTGCAAAATGCACAGATCATGGCAGGGAAGTTACTCCCACATGGATATCAG TTATTGATTTCCTCTGGTACCGGAAATATGTTGAAGGTTCATACACAGATTCATATGGATTTGACAACATTGATGAATGGGGTCGACCTTTTCCGGACCTTCAAAGATTTCCATCATCTAGAGTCGATAGAGGGTTCAGTCAAATTGCCAGTAAGGTTCATGGAATGGGCTTGAAATTTGGCATCCATTTGATGAAAGGGATAAGTGTGCAGGCTGTTGATGCAAACACGCCTATCTTGGACATTAAGACG GGAAAGCCGTATCTAGAGGATGGCCGTCAGTGGACAGCACGAGACATAGGTCTCAGTCACAGAACTTGTGCATGGATGACGCATGGATTTATGAGTGTTAATACGGATATTGGAGCTGGACGAGCCTTCTTAAGATCTCTTTATCGACAGTATGCTGATTGGGGTGTTGATTTTG TAAAGGTTGATTGTATCTTCGGCACAGATTATAGCCCAGAAGAAATCATCACTATTTCAGAG CTATTGCAAGAAATTGATCGTCCGATCATCCTGTCAATCTCACCAGGAACTTCAGTTACTCCAGCATTAGCTGAGAATATTAGTGATCATGTTAACATGTATAGGATAACTGGAGATGATTGGGACAACTGGAAGGATGTGAGCTCACATTTTGGTGTGTCAAG TTCCTTCGCTGCTGCTAAGAAGATTGGTGCCACTGGGTTGCGAGGAAGATCTTGGCCAGACTTAGACATGCTTCCATTTGGATGGCTTACTGATCCAA GTGTAAATCAGGGCCCTCACAGGAAATGTAACCTTACTCTTGATGAACAGAAAGCACAG ATGGCACTTTGGTCAATGGCTAAATCACCTCTCATGTATGGAGGAGATTTAAGGAATCTTGACGATAGTACATTAAACATAATTACCAATCCTGCTTTGTTGAAGATAAACCACTATAGTAGAAATAACATGGAG TTCCATTATGTGTACAGTGAAAGGACTTcaaatgaagaacattctggtcaCTTTGGGTCTCATCCTGTTCACCTTACCAAGAATGATGGCATGTTTGTCAGTCTCACTGCTTGCAACAACGATGCAGCTAACGGATGGTATATGTTTCCACAAGATGGGAAACCAGATCATATATGCAGGAACTATGAAATACTGAATGATAAAAATGTCTCATTTTGCCTGGGAAAAACAAAACGTCTTCTTGCATC GGATGTCATTATCATGGACAACAAGGAACACCAATCAAAGTTTCATATTTCAGTTACAAACACTGATGATACTTGTTTGGATGCATCTGCTGGTCGAAGGCAGACTGCCTCAGAGATCAGGTTTCCTATGTTCTCTGCATGCAGGTGGCATGCAAAACAG ATGTGGGAGTTAAATTCGAATGGAAATCTTGTGAGCAGCTATTCAGGATTATGTGCCACAGTGGAATCAAGGGACGAAGGAG GTACTAGTGGAGGTCGTGCATGGGTTGCAACTGGAAGTAAAG GAGAAATCTATCTCGCGTTCTTCAACCTCGACTCCGTGAGCAGGAAGATGACCGTACAAATATCAGATCTTGGAAAGGTTCTCAGAAGAACTTTTTTGAAAGAACACCTATGTAGCTGCACTGAAGTTTGGAGTGGAAAGAATTTTGGCCCAGTGAAGGAAGAGATTTCAGCAGTTGTCAATTCGCATGGCTCCATGGTGTTTGAAATCATATGTTGA
- the LOC136507982 gene encoding uncharacterized protein isoform X3 — translation MAGKLLPHGYQYAVIDFLWYRKYVEGSYTDSYGFDNIDEWGRPFPDLQRFPSSRVDRGFSQIASKVHGMGLKFGIHLMKGISVQAVDANTPILDIKTGKPYLEDGRQWTARDIGLSHRTCAWMTHGFMSVNTDIGAGRAFLRSLYRQYADWGVDFVKVDCIFGTDYSPEEIITISELLQEIDRPIILSISPGTSVTPALAENISDHVNMYRITGDDWDNWKDVSSHFGVSSSFAAAKKIGATGLRGRSWPDLDMLPFGWLTDPSVNQGPHRKCNLTLDEQKAQMALWSMAKSPLMYGGDLRNLDDSTLNIITNPALLKINHYSRNNMEFHYVYSERTSNEEHSGHFGSHPVHLTKNDGMFVSLTACNNDAANGWYMFPQDGKPDHICRNYEILNDKNVSFCLGKTKRLLASDVIIMDNKEHQSKFHISVTNTDDTCLDASAGRRQTASEIRFPMFSACRWHAKQMWELNSNGNLVSSYSGLCATVESRDEGGTSGGRAWVATGSKGEIYLAFFNLDSVSRKMTVQISDLGKVLRRTFLKEHLCSCTEVWSGKNFGPVKEEISAVVNSHGSMVFEIIC, via the exons ATGGCAGGGAAGTTACTCCCACATGGATATCAG TATGCAGTTATTGATTTCCTCTGGTACCGGAAATATGTTGAAGGTTCATACACAGATTCATATGGATTTGACAACATTGATGAATGGGGTCGACCTTTTCCGGACCTTCAAAGATTTCCATCATCTAGAGTCGATAGAGGGTTCAGTCAAATTGCCAGTAAGGTTCATGGAATGGGCTTGAAATTTGGCATCCATTTGATGAAAGGGATAAGTGTGCAGGCTGTTGATGCAAACACGCCTATCTTGGACATTAAGACG GGAAAGCCGTATCTAGAGGATGGCCGTCAGTGGACAGCACGAGACATAGGTCTCAGTCACAGAACTTGTGCATGGATGACGCATGGATTTATGAGTGTTAATACGGATATTGGAGCTGGACGAGCCTTCTTAAGATCTCTTTATCGACAGTATGCTGATTGGGGTGTTGATTTTG TAAAGGTTGATTGTATCTTCGGCACAGATTATAGCCCAGAAGAAATCATCACTATTTCAGAG CTATTGCAAGAAATTGATCGTCCGATCATCCTGTCAATCTCACCAGGAACTTCAGTTACTCCAGCATTAGCTGAGAATATTAGTGATCATGTTAACATGTATAGGATAACTGGAGATGATTGGGACAACTGGAAGGATGTGAGCTCACATTTTGGTGTGTCAAG TTCCTTCGCTGCTGCTAAGAAGATTGGTGCCACTGGGTTGCGAGGAAGATCTTGGCCAGACTTAGACATGCTTCCATTTGGATGGCTTACTGATCCAA GTGTAAATCAGGGCCCTCACAGGAAATGTAACCTTACTCTTGATGAACAGAAAGCACAG ATGGCACTTTGGTCAATGGCTAAATCACCTCTCATGTATGGAGGAGATTTAAGGAATCTTGACGATAGTACATTAAACATAATTACCAATCCTGCTTTGTTGAAGATAAACCACTATAGTAGAAATAACATGGAG TTCCATTATGTGTACAGTGAAAGGACTTcaaatgaagaacattctggtcaCTTTGGGTCTCATCCTGTTCACCTTACCAAGAATGATGGCATGTTTGTCAGTCTCACTGCTTGCAACAACGATGCAGCTAACGGATGGTATATGTTTCCACAAGATGGGAAACCAGATCATATATGCAGGAACTATGAAATACTGAATGATAAAAATGTCTCATTTTGCCTGGGAAAAACAAAACGTCTTCTTGCATC GGATGTCATTATCATGGACAACAAGGAACACCAATCAAAGTTTCATATTTCAGTTACAAACACTGATGATACTTGTTTGGATGCATCTGCTGGTCGAAGGCAGACTGCCTCAGAGATCAGGTTTCCTATGTTCTCTGCATGCAGGTGGCATGCAAAACAG ATGTGGGAGTTAAATTCGAATGGAAATCTTGTGAGCAGCTATTCAGGATTATGTGCCACAGTGGAATCAAGGGACGAAGGAG GTACTAGTGGAGGTCGTGCATGGGTTGCAACTGGAAGTAAAG GAGAAATCTATCTCGCGTTCTTCAACCTCGACTCCGTGAGCAGGAAGATGACCGTACAAATATCAGATCTTGGAAAGGTTCTCAGAAGAACTTTTTTGAAAGAACACCTATGTAGCTGCACTGAAGTTTGGAGTGGAAAGAATTTTGGCCCAGTGAAGGAAGAGATTTCAGCAGTTGTCAATTCGCATGGCTCCATGGTGTTTGAAATCATATGTTGA
- the LOC136507980 gene encoding zinc finger BED domain-containing protein RICESLEEPER 2-like, whose product MDYGGRVDRSSMVYYSQQSMGDPNINESSMVHGTETVFEDCEIFLGGNEMVDGCEAIISDKMGHEAEMILDYKMVDIHDSKMVHSNEIVPGGSKVDPGGEMVPYDQTVLHCNQTVQSSEIASGNVTTGVKPPTSSKRRRKTSMVWEHFTTEDSEGCTRACCKHCNGIFAYSSGSKMSGTSHLKRHVTQGHCPEIKVQEPRAGGTENDCQGTVDKPSKRRRRTCTGYANARFNPDCSKSYLAKMIILHDYPLQIVQQPTFISFVEGLQPSFKVVNTDAIEAEVCAVYLKERESVLKQVGNIPGRINLTVQSWTTSQTLGYVSLAGQFIDSEWKLHRRMLNFVMVPWPGCSENAVSEAISRSLPQWNMTDKLFTVTGYYDSSSHDIYSLNLREELSRKNIPMLRGQFLVVRCYAHILNAAASDVTASVQSVIYKIRESIKFIKSCVSHEEMFAHIILQLQIPSNQTLCLDIKAQWNTTYLMLLAALDYKQAFTMLEKCNDNYNQAPSAVDWEKVEVACRYLKLLYDSANSIMATEDPTANIFFHEAWTIQREISNATDHQDSISSAIAKGMHEMFDKYWKDCNVVLAIAVVMDPRFKMKIVEFSYSKIYGLMKGAKYVKLVDDDIHELYKEYVRQPLPLTPAHVEQEVTGALPNDKNNIPTDPTSIGNLLSGFDIYLSEVAVSQIPKSELDQYLEEALVPRMLEFDILKWWKLNAVRYPTLSRMAQDVLAIPMSTVGRGSSVFAAGTEAKMLDDYQSSLHPETLEALFCAKDWLQHSSPAP is encoded by the exons ATGGACTATGGAGGGCGGGTAGATCGATCGTCGATGGT CTATTATTCTCAGCAAAGCATGGGTGATCCAAACATCAATGAATCTTCCATGGTGCATGGCACTGAGACTGTGTTCGAAGATTGCGAGATTTTCCTTGGTGGCAATGAGATGGTTGACGGCTGTGAGGCGATTATCAGTGACAAGATGGGTCATGAAGCCGAAATGATCCTTGATTACAAGATGGTCGACATCCATGATAGCAAGATGGTTCACAGCAACGAGATTGTCCCTGGTGGTAGCAAGGTGGATCCTGGTGGTGAGATGGTCCCCTATGACCAAACAGTCCTCCATTGTAATCAGACGGTTCAAAGTAGTGAGATAGCTAGTGGCAATGTTACCACTGGGGTGAAACCACCAACCTCATCAAAACGCCGAAGAAAGACGTCCATGGTCTGGGAGCATTTCACTACCGAAGATTCTGAGGGATGCACACGAGCGTGCTGCAAGCATTGTAACGGAATATTCGCATACAGTTCTGGATCAAAAATGTCTGGCACTAGCCATCTGAAGAGGCACGTTACCCAGGGTCATTGCCCTGAGATTAAAGTTCAAGAACCTAGAGCTGGAGGGACAGAAAATGATTGTCAGGGTACTGTAGATAAGCCTTCTAAGAGGCGCCGCCGCACATGTACTGGTTATGCAAATGCTCGATTCAATCCAGACTGCAGTAAATCATACCTGGCGAAGATGATCATTCTGCATGACTACCCTCTGCAAATTGTTCAACAGCCAACCTTCATATCCTTTGTTGAGGGCCTGCAGCCTAGTTTCAAGGTGGTTAATACAGATGCAATAGAAGCAGAGGTTTGTGCAGTTTATCTGAAGGAAAGAGAGAGCGTGCTGAAGCAAGTTGGAAATATTCCTGGAAGGATAAATCTCACAGTACAGTCTTGGACCACTAGCCAAACTCTTGGATATGTTTCACTTGCAGGGCAATTCATTGATTCTGAGTGGAAGCTGCACCGAAGAATGCTCAACTTTGTGATGGTCCCTTGGCCTGGTTGTTCAGAGAACGCAGTTTCTGAAGCTATCAGCAGAAGCCTTCCTCAGTGGAACATGACTGACAAACTCTTCACCGTTACTGGATATTATGATTCCTCCTCACATGATATCTACAGTTTGAATTTGAGAGAGGAACTCTCCAGAAAGAATATTCCGATGCTTCGGGGGCAATTTTTGGTTGTGAGGTGCTATGCCCATATACTGAATGCAGCTGCAAGTGATGTCACTGCTTCGGTTCAAAGTGTCATCTACAAAATCCGTGAAAGTATAAAGTTCATAAAATCTTGTGTTAGCCATGAGGAGATGTTTGCTCACATCATTTTGCAACTGCAAATTCCTAGTAATCAGACCCTATGTCTAGACATTAAAGCCCAGTGGAACACCACCTATCTTATGCTGCTGGCAGCTCTGGATTATAAGCAGGCATTCACCATGCTGGAGAAATGTAACGATAACTACAATCAAGCACCTTCGGCAGTGGACTGGGAGAAAGTCGAGGTTGCTTGCAGGTATCTGAAGCTGTTGTATGACTCTGCAAACAGCATTATGGCAACAGAAGATCCAACTGCCAACATATTTTTCCATGAGGCTTGGACAATTCAGAGAGAGATTTCAAATGCCACAGATCATCAAGATTCTATTTCCAGTGCAATCGCAAAAGGCATGCATGAGATGTTTGACAAGTATTGGAAAGATTGCAATGTTGTGCTGGCCATTGCTGTTGTGATGGATCCCCGTTTCAAGATGAAGATTGTTGAGTTCAGTTACTCCAAAATCTATGGTCTGATGAAGGGCGCTAAGTATGTCAAGTTGGTGGATGATGATATACATGAGCTCTACAAAGAGTATGTTAGACAGCCACTTCCGTTGACGCCAGCCCATGTTGAGCAAGAGGTCACTGGCGCTCTTCCTAACGATAAGAACAACATTCCAACAGATCCTACTTCCATTGGCAATCTACTGTCCGGCTTCGACATCTACCTTTCAGAGGTAGCCGTGAGCCAGATCCCAAAGTCAGAGCTAGATCAGTACTTGGAAGAAGCGCTGGTCCCACGCATGCTGGAGTTTGACATTCTGAAGTGGTGGAAGCTTAATGCCGTCAGGTACCCAACACTCTCGAGGATGGCCCAAGATGTCCTTGCCATACCCATGTCCACGGTTGGTCGTGGCAGCTCCGTGTTCGCAGCTGGCACTGAAGCCAAGATGCTTGACGACTACCAGAGCTCACTGCACCCTGAAACTTTGGAGGCACTGTTCTGCGCAAAAGACTGGTTACAGCATTCCTCTCCTGCTCCATAG